A genomic segment from Sorangium aterium encodes:
- a CDS encoding GPW/gp25 family protein, with translation MEPALKSVARNLATVLNAKKGYAEAAEVFGLGDYEEHLATNPLIEALGREMLRLIEDYEPRAERPVLTFLGADSTLYAAFQLQCEVEGSPAAFWIRMHTILRYVTVEPMAPGPDGGRAPA, from the coding sequence ATGGAGCCCGCCCTGAAGTCGGTCGCGCGGAACCTCGCGACCGTGCTGAACGCGAAGAAGGGATATGCCGAGGCGGCGGAGGTCTTCGGCCTCGGCGACTACGAGGAGCACCTCGCGACGAACCCGCTCATCGAGGCCCTGGGCCGCGAGATGCTGAGGCTCATCGAGGACTACGAGCCGCGCGCCGAGAGGCCGGTGCTCACCTTCCTCGGCGCGGACAGCACCCTGTACGCGGCCTTCCAGCTCCAGTGCGAGGTCGAGGGGAGCCCGGCGGCCTTCTGGATCCGGATGCACACGATCCTGCGCTACGTGACCGTCGAGCCCATGGCCCCGGGTCCGGACGGAGGAAGGGCGCCCGCGTGA
- the tssK gene encoding type VI secretion system baseplate subunit TssK, which produces MESLGRVDWHLGQILRPEDFESLEESLSEESRARAEAPGLPAYGWIELEWDPGDLSRGILRLERATAAMPGGPIVRSSDNLSLPEPAKLKAAGTPEVDVYFHVLPAEPAEGQRAGAVGTPRITLRSELSFKEASARGRSLHVGRFETRDGKAFYVAPAVVPPLLRLRSTPHLHARLVGLRDRLTRYSDELRKHVAQARRSAGPTQAFLRGRAEVMKAVALLDDALLDAPQGAESRSHARLHPHTVLAALRSLLVELHLVEGTLPDSLLPRYDHDNLGGLFGDLIYAIEARIDGLPLTTPTIQLVESEGRFVAQDIPEDVLDAPEIYLVIERPTPYGEMPLERYNVRLGEPSRLPWINQHSTRGIRPARTSASPADFGARFDVYALPKPDGKQRQRLEGHRVDTQRMEPHRADTQRMEPHREGAQRVATPEEEWKYVRASRSIGFLRPKELEGIRAALYWTYPASTAR; this is translated from the coding sequence ATGGAGAGCCTCGGCCGCGTCGACTGGCACCTCGGACAGATCCTCCGCCCGGAAGACTTCGAGTCTCTGGAGGAGTCCCTGTCCGAGGAATCCCGCGCGCGGGCCGAGGCTCCCGGGCTCCCGGCGTACGGCTGGATCGAGCTGGAATGGGATCCCGGCGACCTCTCGCGCGGGATCCTGCGCCTCGAGAGGGCGACGGCCGCCATGCCCGGCGGGCCGATCGTCCGCTCCTCCGACAACCTCTCTCTCCCGGAGCCCGCGAAGCTCAAGGCCGCGGGCACGCCCGAGGTCGACGTGTACTTCCACGTGCTCCCCGCGGAGCCCGCCGAGGGCCAGCGGGCGGGCGCCGTGGGGACCCCCCGCATCACCCTCCGATCCGAGCTGTCGTTCAAGGAGGCGTCCGCGCGCGGCCGATCGCTGCACGTGGGGCGCTTCGAGACGCGCGACGGCAAGGCGTTTTACGTCGCTCCGGCCGTCGTCCCACCCCTCCTCCGGCTCCGATCGACTCCCCATCTCCACGCGCGCCTCGTCGGGCTGCGAGACCGGCTCACCCGGTATTCCGACGAGCTGCGCAAGCACGTGGCCCAGGCCCGAAGGTCGGCCGGCCCCACGCAGGCCTTCCTGCGCGGGCGCGCCGAGGTGATGAAGGCCGTCGCGCTCCTCGACGACGCGCTCCTCGACGCTCCCCAGGGCGCCGAGAGCCGCTCGCACGCGCGCCTGCACCCGCATACAGTGCTCGCGGCGCTGCGGTCGCTCCTCGTGGAGCTCCACCTCGTGGAGGGCACGCTGCCCGACAGCCTCCTTCCGAGGTACGATCACGACAACCTCGGCGGCCTGTTCGGCGACCTGATCTACGCGATCGAGGCCCGGATCGACGGGCTGCCCCTCACGACGCCGACCATCCAGCTCGTCGAGTCGGAGGGCCGCTTCGTGGCGCAGGACATCCCCGAGGACGTGCTCGACGCGCCGGAGATCTACCTCGTGATCGAGCGCCCGACGCCGTACGGCGAGATGCCCCTCGAGCGGTACAACGTGCGCCTCGGCGAGCCGAGCCGGCTGCCATGGATCAACCAGCACTCCACGCGCGGTATCCGCCCCGCCCGGACGAGCGCCTCCCCCGCCGACTTCGGCGCTCGGTTCGACGTCTATGCGCTCCCGAAGCCCGACGGCAAGCAGCGGCAGCGCCTGGAGGGGCACCGCGTGGACACGCAGCGCATGGAGCCGCACCGCGCGGACACGCAGCGCATGGAGCCGCACCGCGAGGGCGCCCAGCGCGTCGCCACGCCCGAAGAAGAGTGGAAGTACGTGCGTGCCAGCCGCTCCATCGGCTTCCTGCGCCCGAAGGAGCTGGAGGGCATCCGCGCCGCCCTCTACTGGACCTATCCGGCGAGCACGGCGCGCTGA